In one window of Burkholderia sp. NRF60-BP8 DNA:
- a CDS encoding cation diffusion facilitator family transporter: MQRPSRATPHVYAATSRVLAVSLAINLLLLAVETAAAWSAHSSGLLADVAHAAIDLAADALILVACRFDARLPPERRPTYEPLALAGLGALLAATGAQMIWHALTRFDTPPIVQPGATALALAAVTLAGKAVLSYWMLRKARETGSALLEASGWHVRTDALSSLLAALAMSAALLGFGRLDDLAALTIGTLVIRTGAGFIRRGYAQWPALADWTNRSTRGS, translated from the coding sequence ATGCAGCGCCCGTCGCGCGCCACGCCCCACGTTTACGCAGCCACGTCCCGCGTCCTCGCCGTCAGCCTCGCGATCAACCTGCTGCTGCTCGCCGTCGAGACGGCGGCGGCATGGTCCGCGCATTCGTCGGGACTGCTCGCGGACGTCGCGCACGCCGCGATCGATCTTGCGGCCGATGCGCTGATCCTCGTCGCGTGCCGGTTCGACGCGCGCCTGCCGCCGGAGCGACGCCCGACCTACGAGCCGCTCGCACTCGCGGGCCTCGGCGCGTTGCTGGCCGCGACCGGCGCACAGATGATCTGGCATGCGCTGACCCGGTTCGATACGCCGCCCATCGTGCAGCCGGGCGCGACCGCGCTCGCGCTGGCTGCCGTCACGCTCGCCGGCAAGGCCGTGCTGTCGTACTGGATGCTGCGCAAGGCGCGCGAGACCGGCTCCGCGCTGCTCGAGGCGAGCGGCTGGCACGTGCGGACCGATGCGCTGTCGTCGTTGCTCGCGGCGCTCGCGATGAGTGCGGCGCTGCTCGGTTTCGGCCGTCTCGACGATCTGGCGGCGCTCACGATCGGTACGCTCGTGATCCGCACGGGCGCCGGGTTCATCCGGCGCGGCTATGCGCAGTGGCCGGCACTGGCCGATTGGACGAATCGCTCGACGCGTGGGTCGTGA
- a CDS encoding DNA-binding protein produces the protein MSDLVADEPRLTAEIERLKADFPKTRELYREVCALLFFRFGVTPTANRLYQLVRKGSMSTPTAVLGEFWAELREKSRVRIEHPDLPADLQAAAGELVAALWNRSTTAAAAALDTLRAEVEAERAAAHAEVATLQADLARTETALEQRTAALLAAQVRIQELEQARAADDASRQALQADIERLKADNAEGDRALAEARADFTTQLDRLRDDAGRAEERLRASEKRALQEIDRERLAAARLQKELDAAASRAEQRDAQQRKDMAALQAQLGDALHRCGVLQGQLDGALAAEAARGNELDAVRREMAALVRRPPLRGVKSAPAAERSERRARMRKRADEAPR, from the coding sequence ATGTCCGATCTCGTCGCCGATGAACCTCGCCTGACCGCCGAAATCGAGCGCCTCAAGGCCGACTTCCCGAAAACACGCGAGCTGTACCGCGAAGTCTGCGCGCTGTTGTTCTTCCGCTTCGGCGTCACGCCGACGGCGAACCGCCTGTACCAGCTCGTTCGCAAGGGCAGCATGAGCACGCCGACGGCTGTCCTCGGCGAGTTCTGGGCCGAGCTGCGGGAAAAAAGCCGTGTGCGCATCGAGCATCCGGACCTGCCGGCCGATTTGCAGGCAGCAGCGGGCGAACTCGTCGCGGCACTGTGGAACCGCTCGACCACCGCGGCGGCCGCGGCCCTCGACACGCTGCGCGCGGAAGTCGAAGCCGAGCGGGCCGCGGCGCACGCGGAAGTCGCGACGTTGCAGGCCGATCTGGCCCGTACCGAAACCGCGCTGGAGCAACGCACGGCGGCGCTGCTGGCCGCGCAGGTCCGCATTCAGGAACTGGAGCAGGCGAGGGCGGCGGACGATGCATCGCGGCAAGCGCTGCAAGCGGATATCGAGCGCCTGAAGGCCGACAACGCGGAGGGCGATCGTGCACTCGCCGAGGCCCGTGCGGATTTCACCACCCAGCTCGACCGGTTGCGCGACGACGCCGGTCGCGCCGAGGAGCGCCTGCGCGCGTCGGAGAAACGGGCGCTTCAGGAGATCGATCGCGAGCGGCTCGCCGCCGCGCGATTGCAAAAGGAGCTCGACGCGGCCGCGTCGCGCGCGGAACAACGCGATGCGCAGCAGCGGAAAGACATGGCCGCGCTACAGGCGCAACTCGGCGACGCGCTGCATCGCTGCGGCGTGCTTCAGGGGCAGCTCGACGGCGCACTGGCGGCCGAGGCGGCGCGCGGCAACGAGCTCGATGCGGTGAGGCGCGAGATGGCGGCGCTGGTGCGCCGGCCGCCGTTGCGCGGAGTCAAGAGCGCTCCGGCCGCCGAACGCAGCGAGCGTCGGGCGCGCATGAGAAAGCGTGCCGACGAAGCGCCGCGCTGA
- a CDS encoding helix-turn-helix domain-containing protein, with protein sequence MAFPVQTLTQLRPILVGFRKSAGLTQAQLAARLGITQQSYAQLEANPSAVSIERLFKVMNALGVRMMLSLDERDAPADAADSASAAEPVARRKPVASKRGTTAATTPTGAAVGTARKRPTATARARPRASEREDW encoded by the coding sequence ATGGCCTTTCCTGTCCAGACCTTGACCCAATTGCGCCCGATCCTCGTCGGCTTCCGCAAATCCGCGGGACTCACGCAGGCGCAACTGGCCGCCCGCCTCGGCATCACCCAGCAATCTTATGCTCAGCTCGAAGCCAATCCGTCGGCGGTCAGCATCGAACGGCTTTTCAAGGTGATGAACGCGCTTGGCGTTCGCATGATGCTCAGCCTCGACGAGCGGGATGCACCGGCGGACGCGGCCGATTCGGCTTCCGCTGCCGAACCGGTGGCGCGCCGCAAGCCGGTCGCGAGCAAGCGCGGCACAACGGCCGCCACAACCCCGACCGGGGCCGCCGTCGGAACTGCGCGGAAGCGCCCGACAGCGACGGCTCGGGCCAGGCCACGCGCGTCGGAGCGGGAGGACTGGTGA
- a CDS encoding TetR/AcrR family transcriptional regulator: protein MNASSGAEVRQHILNIAKPIMLHKGFSAVGLNEILAAAGIPKGSFYHYFGSKEAFGEALLESYFEGYLAHLDNLLEQQAGTGAERLMTYWGNWLHTQCADDPEGKCLAVKLGAEVSDLSEAMRTVLRRGTSQIIERLAGGIEAGLADGSLSGVDDPSYTAAILYELWLGATLLEKIHRNRKPLERAMAETRRMLNLPPAAPRDGAQS, encoded by the coding sequence ATGAATGCATCTTCAGGCGCCGAAGTCCGCCAGCACATCCTGAATATCGCGAAGCCGATCATGCTCCACAAGGGGTTTTCGGCGGTCGGTCTGAACGAGATTCTCGCTGCGGCGGGCATCCCGAAGGGCTCGTTCTACCATTACTTCGGCTCGAAAGAGGCATTCGGCGAAGCGCTGCTCGAATCGTATTTCGAAGGCTATCTCGCGCATCTCGACAACCTGCTCGAGCAGCAGGCCGGTACCGGCGCCGAGCGCCTGATGACGTACTGGGGCAACTGGCTGCACACGCAATGCGCGGACGATCCGGAAGGCAAGTGCCTCGCGGTGAAGCTCGGCGCGGAAGTGTCGGATCTGTCGGAAGCGATGCGCACGGTACTGCGGCGCGGCACCAGCCAGATCATCGAGCGGCTCGCGGGCGGCATCGAGGCCGGGCTCGCCGACGGTTCGCTGAGCGGCGTCGACGATCCGTCGTACACGGCCGCGATCCTGTACGAGCTGTGGCTGGGCGCGACGCTGCTGGAAAAGATTCACCGCAACCGCAAACCGCTCGAAAGGGCGATGGCCGAAACGCGGCGCATGCTGAACCTGCCGCCGGCCGCACCGCGGGACGGAGCGCAGTCGTAA
- a CDS encoding 4-hydroxyphenylpyruvate dioxygenase family protein, with amino-acid sequence MPGNSHPLSSDTPPVADPAANPLGMAGLEFVEFAAPVPEALAQRFEQFGFKAIARHVSKNVTLYRQGQMHFLINAEPDSFAARYAEEYGMGVCAIGLRVANARRAFERAIQLGAWAFEGEKVGVGELRIPAIQGIGDSHLYFVDRWRGRDGQRGGVGDISIFDIDFRPIDIATAHTDLDCAGVGLQQVDHFTQTVGAGRMQEWLDFYHDLLHFREIHQIDAHWHVSEESRVMVSPCGAVRIPVYEEGTRRTELMHAYLPDHPGEGVQHVALATDDILACVDALRANGVEFIEPPVRYYDDVDTRLPGHGVDLDALRRRAVLVDGEIGDDGVPRLFFQTFVKRRPGEIFFEIVQRKGHHGFGEGNLAALARARDAG; translated from the coding sequence ATGCCCGGCAATTCCCACCCCTTGTCCAGCGATACGCCGCCCGTCGCCGATCCGGCCGCCAATCCGCTCGGGATGGCCGGCCTCGAATTCGTCGAATTCGCGGCGCCCGTGCCGGAAGCGCTCGCGCAGCGCTTCGAGCAGTTCGGGTTCAAGGCGATCGCGCGGCACGTCAGCAAGAACGTCACGCTGTACCGGCAGGGGCAGATGCATTTCCTGATCAACGCCGAGCCCGATTCGTTCGCCGCGCGCTATGCGGAGGAATACGGGATGGGCGTCTGCGCGATCGGGTTGCGCGTGGCGAACGCGCGGCGCGCGTTCGAGCGCGCGATCCAGCTCGGGGCGTGGGCGTTCGAAGGCGAAAAGGTGGGCGTCGGCGAGCTGAGGATCCCGGCGATCCAGGGCATCGGCGATTCGCACCTGTATTTCGTCGACCGCTGGCGCGGTCGGGACGGCCAGCGCGGCGGCGTCGGCGACATCTCCATCTTCGACATCGATTTCCGGCCGATCGACATCGCGACCGCGCATACCGATCTCGATTGCGCGGGCGTCGGCCTGCAGCAGGTCGACCACTTCACGCAAACCGTCGGCGCGGGCCGCATGCAGGAGTGGCTGGATTTCTACCACGACCTGCTGCATTTTCGCGAGATCCACCAGATCGACGCGCACTGGCATGTGTCGGAGGAGTCGCGCGTGATGGTGTCGCCGTGCGGCGCGGTGCGGATTCCGGTCTACGAGGAAGGTACGCGGCGCACCGAGCTGATGCATGCGTACCTGCCCGACCATCCGGGCGAGGGCGTGCAGCACGTCGCGCTGGCTACCGACGACATCCTGGCGTGCGTCGATGCGTTGCGTGCGAACGGCGTCGAATTCATCGAGCCGCCCGTACGCTATTACGACGACGTCGACACGCGGCTGCCTGGGCACGGTGTCGATCTCGACGCGCTGCGCCGTCGCGCGGTGCTGGTCGACGGCGAGATCGGCGACGACGGCGTGCCGAGGCTGTTCTTCCAGACCTTCGTCAAACGCCGCCCGGGCGAGATTTTTTTCGAGATCGTGCAGCGCAAGGGGCACCACGGGTTCGGCGAGGGCAACCTCGCGGCACTCGCCCGCGCGCGCGACGCCGGCTGA
- a CDS encoding putative quinol monooxygenase has protein sequence MALHVIASLFLKPEHAQAAEAELRSMVAKTRTEPGNRRYDLFREQDGSPNLHLYEIYDDQAAFDAHLASPYFGEFRAKSADWFTAPPVIKVLSGIDVAE, from the coding sequence ATGGCGCTTCACGTGATTGCTTCGCTGTTCCTGAAACCCGAACACGCGCAGGCCGCCGAGGCCGAACTGCGCAGCATGGTCGCCAAGACGCGCACCGAACCGGGCAACCGGCGCTATGACCTGTTCCGCGAGCAGGACGGTTCGCCCAACCTGCATCTGTACGAAATCTACGACGACCAGGCGGCGTTCGACGCACACCTCGCGAGCCCGTATTTCGGCGAATTCCGTGCGAAGTCGGCCGACTGGTTTACCGCACCGCCGGTCATCAAGGTGCTATCGGGCATCGACGTGGCCGAGTAA
- a CDS encoding type II toxin-antitoxin system HipA family toxin, with the protein MVARTRSNRLDLWMNGIPVGYWEIRRGVERLVYLPDWLDDPQGRPLSLSLPFTPGNQPHQGAIVADYFDNLLPDSEPIRRRIAQRYRLRSTAPFDLLASIGRDCVGAIQMLPPDETPVNLNGIEGTPLDDAAVADVLRHATAAPLPGRGEPHDDLRLSIAGAQEKTALLRRRNRWLRPSGSTPTTHIFKLPLGRVGNMQADMRTSVENEWLCSKIVAAYGLPVAPCEIGRFDDQKALIVERFDRRPSRDGSWILRLPQEDMCQATGTPSGAKYETDGGPGIETIMGILANSADASRDRMNFFVAQLVFWVLAAIDGHAKNFSIAHLPGNAYRSTPLYDVLSAHPIIGTRRNQIPPSRARLAMAVCGKNRHYVIGEIRPRHWIAQGRRVGLTEDDVRTAMTAVAARTEPAIAEAAAQIPADFPADVADAIFAGMRRQSRKLAAADAA; encoded by the coding sequence ATGGTCGCACGCACCCGCAGCAACCGGCTCGACCTGTGGATGAACGGCATTCCCGTCGGCTACTGGGAAATCCGGCGCGGGGTCGAGCGTCTCGTCTACCTGCCGGACTGGCTCGACGATCCCCAGGGCCGGCCGCTGTCGTTGTCGCTGCCCTTCACGCCCGGCAACCAGCCGCACCAGGGCGCGATCGTGGCCGACTACTTCGACAATCTGCTGCCGGACAGCGAGCCGATCCGCCGCCGCATCGCGCAGCGTTACCGGCTCCGGTCGACAGCGCCGTTCGACTTGCTCGCGTCGATCGGCCGCGATTGCGTCGGCGCGATCCAGATGCTGCCGCCCGACGAGACACCGGTCAATCTCAACGGAATCGAAGGCACGCCGCTCGACGACGCAGCTGTTGCCGATGTGCTGCGCCACGCGACCGCCGCGCCGCTGCCCGGCCGCGGGGAACCGCACGACGACCTGCGCCTGTCGATTGCCGGCGCGCAGGAAAAGACCGCGCTGCTGCGTCGGCGCAACCGCTGGCTGCGGCCGTCGGGCAGCACGCCGACGACCCACATCTTCAAGCTGCCGCTCGGGCGCGTCGGCAACATGCAGGCCGACATGCGCACGTCCGTCGAAAACGAATGGCTGTGCTCGAAGATCGTCGCCGCGTACGGCTTGCCGGTCGCACCGTGCGAGATCGGCCGGTTCGACGATCAGAAGGCGCTGATCGTCGAGCGCTTCGACCGGCGCCCGTCGCGCGACGGCTCGTGGATCCTGCGGCTGCCGCAGGAGGACATGTGTCAGGCGACCGGCACGCCGTCGGGAGCGAAATACGAAACGGACGGCGGCCCCGGCATCGAGACGATCATGGGCATCCTCGCGAATTCGGCCGACGCTTCCCGCGACCGGATGAATTTCTTCGTCGCACAGCTCGTGTTCTGGGTGCTGGCGGCGATCGACGGCCACGCGAAGAACTTCAGCATCGCGCACCTGCCCGGCAATGCGTATCGCAGCACGCCGCTGTACGACGTGCTGTCCGCGCATCCGATCATCGGTACGCGCCGCAATCAGATCCCGCCGAGCCGCGCGCGCCTGGCGATGGCCGTCTGCGGGAAGAACCGGCACTACGTGATCGGGGAAATCCGGCCGCGCCACTGGATCGCACAGGGCCGGCGCGTCGGCCTGACCGAAGACGACGTGCGGACCGCGATGACGGCCGTCGCAGCACGGACGGAGCCCGCGATTGCCGAAGCCGCCGCGCAGATCCCGGCGGATTTTCCGGCGGACGTGGCAGACGCGATATTCGCGGGCATGCGTCGGCAAAGCCGTAAACTCGCGGCGGCCGACGCGGCGTGA
- a CDS encoding (2Fe-2S)-binding protein — translation MITLNINGETRSVDAPDDMPLLWVLRDVVGLTGTKFGCGIAQCGACTVHLDGVAARSCVLPVAAVAGRKITTIEAVGATPAGHKVQQAWRELDVVQCGYCQSGQVMAATALIAANPNPSDADIDAAMAGNICRCGTYHRIRTAVKQAAKEA, via the coding sequence ATGATCACCCTCAACATCAACGGCGAAACCCGCTCGGTCGACGCCCCCGACGACATGCCCTTGCTCTGGGTGCTGCGCGACGTCGTCGGTCTGACCGGCACCAAGTTCGGCTGCGGGATCGCGCAATGCGGCGCGTGCACCGTGCATCTCGACGGCGTTGCCGCGCGCTCGTGCGTGCTGCCGGTCGCGGCCGTCGCGGGCCGCAAGATCACGACGATCGAAGCCGTCGGCGCGACGCCGGCCGGCCACAAGGTCCAGCAGGCGTGGCGCGAGCTCGACGTCGTCCAGTGCGGCTACTGCCAGTCGGGGCAGGTGATGGCCGCCACCGCGCTGATCGCAGCGAATCCGAATCCGAGCGATGCCGACATCGACGCGGCCATGGCCGGCAACATCTGCCGCTGCGGCACGTACCACCGGATTCGCACGGCCGTCAAACAAGCCGCGAAGGAGGCCTGA
- the shiA gene encoding shikimate transporter, which translates to MTPTFDTLDAAAGARARSQARKAAIGSFVGAVVDWYDFLLYGIVAALVFNSEFFPKVSPTMGTLAAFATFGVGFLFRPLGGIVFGHYGDRLGRKRMLVLTVMLMGLSTVAIGLLPTFSTIGWWAPVLLVLMRAIQGFAVGGEWGGAALMAVESAPKQKKAFYSSGVQVGYGVGLVLATGIVSILSHTLGEAAFKSWGWRLPFVFSIVLVLIGLWVRKNMDESQEFVEKVEHGNRKLRLPVLEALTRHPKAFLLIVALRLAELFTMYIVTAFALSYSTTNLGMSRDLFLNIGLLVGAVSCVTIPCFAWLADRYGLRRIYLIGALIGLVSAVPFFVALEARSIAWIVIFSILLANAAHDMVVSVQQPLFTELFGAEYRYSGAGVGYQFASVVGGGFTPFIAVGLVSLAGGSWHLVAGYLAFGCLISLAVAARMRAAQ; encoded by the coding sequence ATGACCCCCACCTTCGACACTCTCGACGCCGCCGCCGGCGCCCGTGCGCGCAGCCAGGCCCGCAAGGCCGCGATCGGCAGCTTCGTCGGCGCCGTCGTCGACTGGTACGACTTCCTGCTGTACGGGATCGTCGCCGCGCTGGTGTTCAATTCCGAGTTTTTCCCGAAAGTCAGCCCGACGATGGGCACGCTCGCGGCGTTCGCCACCTTCGGCGTCGGCTTCCTGTTCCGGCCGCTGGGCGGCATCGTGTTCGGCCACTACGGCGACCGGCTCGGCCGCAAGCGGATGCTCGTGCTGACCGTGATGCTGATGGGGCTGTCGACGGTCGCGATCGGCCTGCTGCCGACGTTCTCGACGATCGGCTGGTGGGCGCCCGTGCTGCTGGTGCTGATGCGCGCGATCCAGGGTTTCGCGGTCGGCGGCGAATGGGGCGGCGCGGCGCTGATGGCCGTCGAGAGCGCGCCGAAGCAGAAGAAGGCGTTCTACAGCAGCGGCGTGCAGGTCGGCTACGGCGTCGGGCTCGTGCTGGCCACCGGCATCGTGTCGATCCTGAGCCATACACTCGGCGAGGCCGCGTTCAAGTCGTGGGGCTGGCGCCTGCCGTTCGTGTTCAGCATCGTGCTGGTGCTGATCGGGCTCTGGGTGCGCAAGAACATGGACGAATCGCAGGAGTTCGTCGAGAAGGTCGAGCACGGCAACCGCAAACTGCGCCTGCCGGTGCTGGAGGCGCTGACGCGCCACCCCAAGGCGTTCCTGCTGATCGTCGCGCTGCGGCTCGCCGAACTGTTCACGATGTATATCGTCACCGCGTTCGCGCTCAGCTATTCGACGACGAACCTCGGCATGTCGCGCGATCTGTTCCTGAACATCGGCCTGCTGGTGGGCGCGGTGAGCTGCGTGACGATCCCCTGCTTCGCATGGCTGGCCGACCGCTACGGCCTGCGCCGCATCTACCTGATCGGCGCGCTGATCGGCCTCGTATCCGCGGTGCCGTTCTTCGTCGCGCTGGAAGCTCGATCGATCGCATGGATCGTGATCTTCTCGATCCTGCTGGCGAACGCCGCGCACGACATGGTCGTGAGCGTCCAGCAGCCGCTGTTCACCGAGCTGTTCGGCGCCGAATATCGCTACAGCGGCGCGGGCGTCGGCTACCAGTTCGCGAGCGTCGTAGGCGGCGGGTTCACGCCGTTCATCGCGGTCGGCCTCGTCAGCCTCGCAGGCGGTTCGTGGCACCTCGTCGCCGGCTATCTGGCGTTCGGCTGCCTGATCTCGCTGGCGGTCGCCGCGCGGATGCGGGCGGCGCAATGA
- a CDS encoding NADP-dependent oxidoreductase, with product MPQSKTANRQIVLNSRPVGAPTPDNFRAETGDVPVPGAGQVLLRTVWLSLDPYMRGRMSDAPSYAPPAELGQPMVGGTVSRVVASNLPAFREGDLVVAGAGWQDYALSDGRDLIPLGRDFAHPSYALGVLGMPGFTAYTGLLTIGEPKAGETVVVAAASGAVGAVVGQIAKLKGCRVVGVAGGADKCAYVTGTLGFDACVDHRDPAFAAKLKDACPNGIDVYFENVGGAVFDAVWPLLNDHARVPVCGIIAHYNDAAYDDKAVSTGRDRVPALMGAILRKRIRVQGFIILDHYATGYATFLKDMSEWVAQGKVKTLEDVVPDLADAPQALIGLLAGKNFGKVVVRVGPDELA from the coding sequence ATGCCGCAAAGCAAAACCGCAAACCGCCAGATCGTCCTGAATTCGCGCCCGGTCGGCGCACCGACGCCGGACAACTTCCGCGCCGAAACCGGCGACGTGCCGGTGCCCGGCGCCGGCCAGGTGCTGCTGCGCACCGTCTGGTTGTCGCTCGACCCGTACATGCGCGGCCGGATGAGCGACGCGCCGTCCTATGCGCCACCGGCCGAACTGGGCCAGCCGATGGTCGGCGGCACGGTCAGCCGTGTGGTGGCGTCGAATCTGCCGGCGTTTCGCGAAGGCGATCTCGTCGTGGCCGGCGCCGGCTGGCAGGACTATGCGCTGTCCGACGGGCGCGACCTGATCCCGCTCGGCCGCGACTTCGCGCATCCGTCGTACGCGCTCGGCGTGCTGGGCATGCCTGGCTTCACCGCGTACACCGGGCTGCTGACGATCGGCGAACCGAAGGCCGGCGAAACCGTGGTCGTCGCGGCCGCGAGCGGCGCGGTCGGCGCGGTGGTCGGCCAGATCGCGAAGCTGAAGGGTTGCCGCGTGGTCGGCGTCGCGGGCGGCGCCGACAAGTGCGCGTACGTGACCGGCACGCTCGGCTTCGACGCGTGCGTCGACCATCGCGATCCGGCGTTTGCGGCCAAGCTGAAGGACGCGTGCCCGAACGGCATCGACGTGTATTTCGAGAACGTCGGCGGCGCCGTGTTCGACGCGGTGTGGCCGCTGCTGAACGACCATGCGCGCGTGCCCGTCTGCGGAATCATCGCGCATTACAACGACGCCGCATACGACGACAAGGCCGTGTCGACCGGCCGCGACCGCGTGCCGGCGCTGATGGGTGCGATCCTGCGCAAGCGCATCCGCGTGCAGGGTTTCATCATTCTCGATCACTATGCGACCGGCTATGCGACGTTCCTGAAGGACATGAGCGAGTGGGTCGCGCAAGGCAAGGTGAAGACGCTCGAGGACGTCGTTCCCGATCTCGCCGACGCGCCGCAAGCGCTGATCGGTTTGCTCGCCGGCAAGAATTTCGGCAAGGTCGTCGTGCGGGTCGGCCCGGACGAACTGGCCTGA
- a CDS encoding xanthine dehydrogenase family protein molybdopterin-binding subunit: MSRGLIEAGRAGAGVSRRGFLKLGMSLGAAAGGGLLLSFSLPAAGDDARRSVIGGDAAEPAAPGVFAPNAFVQIDRAGKVTLVMPKVEMGQGVYTALPMLIAEELEVPLSSVTLDHAPPNEKLFLDPLLGGQLTGGSTSVRYAWDPLRRAGATARTLLVAAAAKQWNVDPASCRAANGEVQHPPSGRRASYGQLADAAAKLPVPKDVVLKQPADFKLIGTPAKRLDSPEKVDGTAQFGLDVRVPGMLYAVIVNSPVFGGTVASVDDTAARKIPGVRQVVRVDNAVAVVGDHTWAAKRGASALVVKWNEGADAKVSTKDLFADLAHAAANGKGAVARKEGDVGKAFANAKTRVDAVYEQPLLAHATMEPVNCTVHVRGDGCDIWVGTQVPTRVRDTAQQLTGLAPDKIVVHNHLLGGGFGRRLETDMVGQAVKVGKQVAAPVKVIWTREEDVQHDMYRPCYYDTISAGLDANGKPVAWQHRIVGSSILARFAPPAVKDGVDPDAVEVAAELPYDLPNQLVDYVRQEPRHVPTAFWRGVGPTRSTFVVESFIDELAAQTKTDPVQYRRALLDKTPRARNVLDVATKAAGWGASLPKGQGRGVSVMHAFGSFFSIVIDVAVDGGEVQVKRVVCAVDCGMYVNPNTIEAQVQGGIIFGITGALYGEITIEDGRVVQTNFTDYRVMRINETPPIEVHLVKSGEAPGGIGEPGTAATAAALSNAIFAATGTRLRKLPVGNQLKTA; this comes from the coding sequence ATGTCACGTGGACTGATCGAAGCAGGTCGGGCCGGCGCGGGCGTGTCGCGCCGCGGGTTTCTCAAACTCGGCATGTCGCTCGGCGCGGCGGCCGGCGGCGGCTTGCTGCTCAGCTTCAGCCTGCCGGCGGCGGGCGACGATGCGCGCCGCTCGGTGATCGGCGGCGACGCAGCCGAACCCGCTGCGCCCGGCGTGTTCGCCCCGAACGCATTCGTGCAGATCGACCGCGCCGGCAAGGTCACGCTCGTGATGCCGAAGGTCGAGATGGGGCAGGGTGTCTATACGGCGCTGCCGATGCTGATCGCGGAAGAGCTCGAAGTGCCGCTGTCGAGCGTGACGCTCGATCATGCGCCGCCGAACGAGAAGCTGTTCCTCGACCCGCTGCTCGGCGGCCAGCTCACCGGCGGCTCGACGTCGGTGCGCTACGCGTGGGATCCGCTGCGCCGCGCGGGCGCGACGGCGCGCACGCTGCTTGTCGCGGCGGCCGCGAAGCAATGGAACGTCGATCCGGCCAGTTGCCGCGCGGCGAACGGCGAAGTGCAGCATCCGCCGAGCGGCCGGCGCGCATCGTACGGGCAGTTGGCCGACGCCGCGGCGAAGCTGCCGGTGCCGAAGGACGTCGTGCTGAAACAGCCGGCGGATTTCAAGCTGATCGGCACGCCCGCGAAGCGCCTCGATTCGCCGGAGAAGGTCGACGGCACCGCGCAGTTCGGGCTCGACGTGCGCGTGCCCGGCATGCTGTATGCGGTGATCGTGAACAGCCCGGTGTTCGGCGGCACGGTCGCGAGCGTCGACGACACGGCCGCGAGAAAAATCCCCGGCGTGCGTCAGGTCGTGCGCGTCGACAACGCGGTCGCGGTGGTCGGCGATCACACGTGGGCCGCGAAGCGCGGCGCATCGGCGCTCGTCGTGAAGTGGAACGAAGGCGCGGACGCAAAGGTGTCGACGAAGGATCTTTTCGCGGATCTCGCGCATGCGGCGGCGAACGGCAAGGGCGCGGTCGCGCGCAAGGAAGGCGACGTCGGCAAGGCGTTCGCGAACGCGAAGACGCGCGTCGACGCCGTCTACGAACAGCCGTTGCTCGCCCACGCGACGATGGAGCCCGTGAACTGCACGGTGCACGTGCGCGGCGACGGCTGCGACATCTGGGTCGGCACGCAGGTGCCGACCCGCGTGCGCGACACGGCGCAGCAACTGACCGGGCTGGCGCCGGACAAGATCGTCGTGCACAACCATCTGCTCGGCGGCGGATTCGGCCGGCGGCTCGAAACCGACATGGTCGGCCAGGCCGTGAAGGTCGGCAAACAGGTCGCGGCACCGGTGAAGGTGATCTGGACGCGCGAGGAAGACGTCCAGCACGACATGTACCGGCCGTGCTACTACGACACGATCTCGGCCGGCCTCGACGCGAACGGCAAGCCGGTCGCGTGGCAGCACCGGATCGTCGGCTCGTCGATTCTCGCGCGCTTCGCGCCGCCCGCGGTCAAGGACGGCGTCGATCCCGACGCGGTCGAGGTCGCGGCCGAGCTGCCGTACGACCTGCCGAACCAGCTCGTCGACTACGTGCGCCAGGAGCCGCGCCACGTGCCGACCGCGTTCTGGCGCGGCGTCGGGCCCACGCGCAGCACGTTCGTCGTCGAGAGCTTCATCGACGAATTGGCCGCCCAGACCAAGACCGATCCGGTGCAGTACCGCCGCGCACTGCTCGACAAGACGCCGCGCGCGCGCAACGTGCTCGACGTCGCGACGAAGGCGGCCGGCTGGGGCGCGTCGCTGCCGAAGGGGCAAGGGCGCGGCGTGTCGGTCATGCACGCGTTCGGCAGCTTTTTCTCGATCGTCATCGACGTGGCGGTGGACGGCGGCGAGGTGCAGGTCAAGCGCGTCGTGTGCGCGGTCGACTGCGGCATGTACGTGAATCCGAACACGATCGAGGCGCAAGTGCAGGGCGGCATCATCTTCGGGATCACGGGCGCGCTGTACGGCGAGATCACGATCGAGGACGGCCGCGTCGTGCAGACCAACTTTACCGACTACCGGGTGATGCGAATCAACGAGACGCCGCCGATCGAAGTCCATCTGGTGAAGAGCGGCGAGGCGCCGGGCGGGATCGGCGAGCCGGGCACGGCCGCGACCGCGGCGGCGCTGTCGAACGCGATCTTCGCGGCCACCGGCACGCGGCTGCGCAAGCTGCCGGTCGGCAACCAGCTGAAAACGGCCTGA